One segment of Panicum virgatum strain AP13 chromosome 1K, P.virgatum_v5, whole genome shotgun sequence DNA contains the following:
- the LOC120660530 gene encoding zinc finger CCCH domain-containing protein 18-like codes for MASAVASNVHAGPAAAGAMSFGWLGPRLSFGGGRDALASVVEVEEPKAEPAISKDFIDFEFSLGGSATMLPADELFANGKLLPLRPQAAAGKAAAAAAEGDREVERERERRDTALVAEIPPSTPERVKALHPAAAEAALDPYVFSPKAPTCSSRWRELLRLRKVQTPQKPSLSASPAPPATAATPSRASNSSAARSLKLLLLQRNGGGRASGAAASDLSAAPLLRDSSDSEASLSLASSRFSLSSSSSSSAHDHDDFPRHSLDSVDPTPRPRIRLVRSRPQAAPQPHAPTAVAAASAPPRAGHSPARRCLSTPQAPPPPSVVTVDSPRMNASGKIVFQGLERSSSSPAGSVHSSMRSRSRVMDRSYSAGVRATPVVLNVPVCSRPVFGFFKDKKDAAAKDAGSARPRSALGRRTPVAGVSCRDLGNGN; via the coding sequence atgGCCTCCGCCGTCGCTAGCAACGTGCACGCGggacccgccgccgcgggagccatGTCGTTCGGGTGGCTCGGCCCGCGCCTGTcgttcggcggcggccgcgacgccCTCGCGTCGGtcgtggaggtggaggagcccAAGGCCGAGCCGGCGATCTCCAAGGACTTCATCGACTTCGAGTTCAGCCTCGGGGGGTCGGCCACCATGCTGCCGGCCGACGAGCTGTTCGCCAACGGGAAGCTGCTCCCTCTCAGGCCGCAGGCTGCcgcggggaaggcggcggcggcggcggcggagggggaccGGGAGGTGGAGCGGGAGAGGGAGCGGCGGGACACGGCGCTGGTCGCGGAGATCCCGCCGTCCACGCCGGAGCGGGTCAAGGCGCTGCATCccgcggcggccgaggcggcgcTCGACCCGTACGTGTTCTCGCCCAAGGCGCCGACGTGCTCCAGCCGGTGGCGGGAGCTGCTGCGGCTCAGGAAGGTGCAGACGCCGCAGAAGCCGTCCCTGTCCGCGTCGCCCGCGCCTCCTGCTACCGCGGCGACCCCGTCGAGGGCGTCCAACTCCTCCGCGGCCAGGTCGCtgaagctcctcctcctgcagcggaacggcggcggccgcgcgtcgggcgccgccgcgtcggacCTCTCtgcggcgccgctcctccgcgaCAGCTCCGACTCGGAGGCGTCGCTCTCCCTCGCCTCCTCCCGCTTCTCGctctcgtcgtcctcctcctcctccgcccacgACCACGACGACTTCCCGCGCCACTCGCTCGACTCCGTCGACCCCACCCCGCGCCCCCGCATCCGCCTCGTCCGCTCCCGCCCCCAGGCGGCGCCCCAGCCGCACGCacccaccgccgtcgccgcggcctccgcgcccccgcgcgccggccacagccccgcccgccgctgcctctCCACGCCGCAGGCACCGCCTCCACCGAGCGTCGTCACCGTGGACTCCCCGCGCATGAACGCCTCCGGGAAGATCGTGTTCCAGGGCCTGGAACGCAGCTCCAGCTCCCCCGCCGGCAGCGTCCACTCCTCGATGCGGTCGCGCTCCCGCGTCATGGACCGGTCCTACTCCGCCGGCGTCCGCGCCACGCCGGTCGTGCTCAACGTCCCCGTCTGCTCGCGGCCGGTGTTCGGGTTCTTCAAGGACAAGAAGGACGCCGCGGCCAAGGACGCCGGCTCCGCGCGGCCGCGGTCCGCGCTCGGCCGGAGAACGCCGGTTGCCGGAGTGAGCTGCCGAGATCTCGGCAATGGTAACTGA